In the Microscilla marina ATCC 23134 genome, CCAGGTTTTTGTAAGTACGTTTGTCCCACACCTTGGTCGCCCTCCCGTGTCGTCCCTCTTTTTGCCCTATACGCACCCCCTCAGGGTTGTAGCCATTGGCGCCAAACGGCGAAGTGCCCATAGTACCTATCCAGGTGTTGCCCCCTTGGTGTCTTTCTTTTTGTTGCTCCATCAATTCTTTAAAACGTTCCATTAACGCTTCTAGTCCCCCCATTGCCTCAATTAGGGCTTTCTCTTCTTCGGTAAAATCGCGTGCCCCCAGGTTCTCCAGCCACTCTTTCGGAATTTCTACCAACTGTTCGATACTTTGGTTGTGTACCCCTTGCATAAACAAACCAAACAGCTGATCAAACTTATCGAGGTTTTTCTCATGTTTGACCAATATAGACCTACTTAAGGCATAAAAATCATCTACGTTGTATTCAATGACTCCCTTACTTAGTGCTTCAATCAAGGTCAGGTGTTCTCTCAGGCTTACAGGTAAACCGTTGTTTCTCAGAAGATAAAAAAAGTTGATGAGCATATTTTAGTGGGTTTAATATCAAATATTATCTATGCGGTGGTATAGTACAATAGTCCATAGTATTTAGTCGGTAGCTGATTCGAGTAAATGTTTACCTTGTTAAATGCTGTAAACCAGTATTTTATATTAAGATTGCTTACTCAATTTATTTTTAAAAGTGTGTCGGTTTTACGCCCAAACACCCAATTAAATAGTTTTTAAATTCGTAAATAACTGAGAACCAGCAAACAACTTTGACTAAAATCACTGCGGAGTATTGATAGTAAACACAGTCGTTGAATACTATTGTATAAACGAAGCTTTTGGCGCATTTCTGCAAAATATACATAACCTAATGAAAAGAAAAATTGTTGTAAATGAAAAGCGTCAGGGTGATACCTACTACGAGGCGGGGGCAGGAGGCTCCTTGAGTTCCAAAAACTTACGGCACAGCTCTTTATCATAGCAATAGTATTGATGCTCGATATTGCCTTGAGCATCTTTGGTAGCAAATTTTTGTAAATGAGTGGCAGGAACCGCCAGTTGGCATACCGAGCACAGTTCCCAACCACTTTCAAGGTTATTTATGCGACTCATCCAATATTGCTTTGGCTATTGCCAAATCTTCGGGGGTAGTAATTTTAATATTTTGGTATGATCCATTGATAAGGTGGACTGCATGTCCGGCTTTCTCAAATACACTGGCGTCATCGGTCAGGTCGGGTGTTTCTTCTATTTCGTAAGCTGCTTTAATGGCGTTTACCCTAAAAGTCTGGGGAGTTTGCATTAGTCTGAAGTTATCCCGGTTGATTGCCTTGGTGCCACCGTCTGGTTTCACCTCACGAATGGAATCTTTAAGAGCTACTGAGGCAATGGCACAGCCATTGTTAGATGCTTCTACGTGACTGAGTGCAATGGTTTTGACGGCTACCAACGGGCGAACTCCATCATGAATAGCTACTGTGCTTTGCATACCAGGCGCCACATCGTCAGCATCAGCCTCAATAGCAGTCAATCCTTTCTTTACCGATTGAAAACGTGTTTTGCCACCTGCCACAATCTTGTAATCATGATCAAATTTGTGTTGACTCTCGAGGTGCTTCCAGTAATCTATTTCGTCTTTGGGCAATACCAAGACAATTTTGATCAGGGGCGAAAAAAGGTGAAACCTTGAAATAGTATGCATCAAGATTGGCTTTCCAAGAATTTCGAGGAATTGTTTAGGAGTATCATTGTTCATACGGGTTCCGCTGCCACCCGCTACTATGAGTGCATATTTTGCCATAACTTCCAGAGATAGTTCAAAACATTTTTCAAAAGATAACGAAGGAATGGTGGACAAATGAATGCTTACTTTTCCACCACTCCTCAAAGCAAATACAGGTAACCCTGGCTACTTTTGCTTGACCTATAAAGGTTGAAAAAATACGCTCAATATACAATGACTTGTAAACATTATTATAAAAAAAAGTGATTGGAATCTCCAATCACTTTTATTCATGAGAACTGTTTTTTCATAATGATCATAGTGTGCATAACAAGGTAAAAGCATTTAACTTAAACCCATATCGTTTGATTACTTTCACTTACAAGACACACTTGTGGCTAAAAAGTAGTAGGGGGAGTAAAGATTTTTTTGTTTTTTTTCAATGTATTTCTTGTGTTTTGTTGTAATGTATTGATTGTTAGTGAGTTGGAGGTCTGGTGACTCAACGGCTTTATTTGAAATATGCCCAAATATTTTTATATTGTTCTCTGCTAATACTCAACAGATGTAAGGGTTTAAAACACAATGATGCGTCGAATAGGTTATTATACATACATAGTATTTAAAGTGCCTGTTGATACCAGTTTCTTACAAGAAAACGCGCAAGCTTTTATGATAAAAATTCGTTTTAAACATATCGGGTTGTTATTACTGGTTTTATGTCAAATGTCTTGTCGTAAGGCTGAAGATACTACGCCTGACAACCCGCCTTTTTCGTTGAATACCCCCGATCACTTCGGGAACAGTTTTGTAATACCCAACGACAACCCCACCACCCAAGCCGGTGTAGACCTGGGGAGGCATTTGTTTTTTGACAAGCGCCTTTCTTCTACCAACCAAGTGTCTTGTGCCTCTTGTCATCAGCCTGCCAAAGCGTTTACCGATGGCAAGGCGGTAAGCACTGGGGTAAACGGACGCACTACCAGCCGAAGTGCCATGTCGTTGGTTAACTTGCTATGGGTAGATCGTTTGTTTTGGGATGGTCGGTCAAACACCCTCGAAGAGCAAGCCCTGTTGCCTATACAAGACGAGCGTGAAATGGGGCTAACTTTGGAAGAGCTTACGGCAAAACTACAGGCTTTGCCCGAATATGTGACCAGGTTTAAACAAGCGTTTGGCACCGAAACTATCTCGGCTGATCTGGTGGCAAAAGCCCTGGCGCAATTTCAACGTACTTTGATTTCTGCGGGCTCAAGGTATGATAAAATAGCCAGAGGAGAGGTACAGCCCACTACCAGAGAGCAACGCGCCATTGACTTGTTTTTTACTCATCCAGAGCCTGCGGCTCCTATTCCTTTGCGAGGGGGCAATTGTGGCGATTGCCACGGGGGCAACCTCACTACTTTGAACACTTTTCATAACAATGGGCTAGAGGTGGTACCCAAAGATTTGGGCTTGGCAATGGTAACAGGACAGGCAAGCGATCAGGGCAAAATGCGGGCACCTTCGCTCAGAAATATCGCCCTGACGGCACCTTATATGCACGATGGCAGGTTTAAAACCTTGGAAGAAGTGCTGGATCATTACAATGAACACATCCAGGCTGCGCAAAATCTTGATCCTTTGATTACGGCTGCCAGCAACGAAGTGCAAGGCAAAACGCTGGCCTTGACTACCCAAGAAAAGGCAGACATTGTTTTTTTTCTGAAAATGTTGACCGACTCTGCCTTTATTCAAAATCCAGCTTTTCAAAATCCTTTTGAGCAGTAAAAATATACACAATATTGTACCGAAAACTATAGATTATGGAAACACACAAGATTGTTACAAAAAAAGGAATGATTTACTATGAGGAATCTCTGAATGCATTGGTGGCTTTGTGGAACGACAGGTTTATGTTGCAGGGCGAATACCGCGAAACCATGGAACAAGTGCTAGAGCTGATGAAATCTACTGGAGCCTCCAGTTTTATTACCGATGTGCGTACTTCCAAGGTGCTTTCGCGCGATCAGCAAGAGTACCAAATCAATGAAATGTTTCCGAAATTTATCAGAGCTGGGCTCAAAAGGTCAGCCTATGTAGTACCCAAAGATGTATTTGTACAGTCGGCTATAGGCAGAGCCGAGCAAGAGCTCAGAAAATATGTAGATGTGCAAAAGTTTAAAGACTTAGAATCTGCCAAAGATTGGGTACGTGAAGAAAGCATTAGAGAAACTCAAGAGGCAAATAATAAGCCTGAAGGCACCGATACAGAGTAGTAAAACAATCACCTGAATATTAACACCAGAAAAGTGAAAAACTTATGTTACACGTAGATAAAAATTTTTTTCTCTCAAAACAACAGGCAGAAGAGTACTTGAATGGTAAAATACTCGCCGTAATTACTGAGTATACCATTTTTAAACTAGATCTCTTGCGCGACCAGGTAATGTTTAGATGCTTGCTCAATCAACATACATTCAGTGTTTTTTTTGAAGCATTACAAAACGAAATTAATGCGTCAGACGAAGACCTGCAACAGTTCTTTTTAGATGCCCTTATTACCTATTGTGCCATCAATATAGAAGGAGAAGAAAAACGTGCCTATCCTATAGGCGAATTTAATAACAATGATGAACTGCTAGACTGGTTTTTAGTCTGGAAGTCATGCTCAAAAGAAGAGCGCATTGATTTTATCGAAAGTACCTAATTTTTATATAACAGGGTGGGTAAGTATTTATTTACCCGCCCTGTTTTTTTTATTATTCCTAAATTCTCCCTTTATTCATCAACATTGCTTCACCGTTCACGGCTTCTTTCCCATCTTCTTTATTTACTATTGACGTACTTATCACTGCCCGGTGTTTTTCGCGGTTTATGTCGGTTACTTTAAACACTGCTTCATATTCTTTGTTAACGAACATAGGTCTGCGGAACTCCATGGTTTGCTTCATATAGATGGTGCCTTCACCCGGAAATAGGGTGCCAAAAACTTTGGAAAAAATGCTGCCAGCGAGAAAGCCGTGCATAATAGGCTGAGAAAAGGGAGTGTTGGCCGCATAGTCCGCATCTAAGTGAATAGGATTTTTGTCTCCAGTAACTTCAGAAAATTTGATGACATCGTCTTGAGTAAAAGAAAATGAGTGACGGTACTCCTCGTTTTGCTCGATCATAAGTTTTTTGTTTGAGATCAGATAATATTCGTAAAGTACAATACTATGTCTATTTGATTTAAAAATCAACCTTACATGGGATAAATACAATTCACCCTTATAATAATAGTATCAATTATTCAGAGTAATAGTTGGTAGAAGTTTTTTTAAGATATTTTTTTTATATTTTGAGCATAATCTTACATTTGTCTTGCAGACTCACATAAACTCGATTACTATGGATAGTACAAAAAATTTCTTTGATGCCTGGGTAAATACCCAAACCCAGCTGGTAGACAGCATTGTAGACACCTCTAAAAAAATTCAAGAATCTTTTAACAAAAAAGAAGGCGGTAGCCAACAAGCTAGTGATGTGTATTCTAATTGGTTTAACCAACAAAAAGGTGCTATGGATACTATGCTTGCGGAGATAAAAAATAAAGTAGGAGATGTTACTCCTGAGTTTTTACAAGAGTGGGTTTCGACACAGCAAAAGTTTACAGAGAACTGGATGACTGTGGTAAAAGAAGCCACCGAAAATTTTAGCACTGAAAACGCTGGCGACAAGCACTTGGGAAACATTAAGAAAGTGTATGAGCAATGGAACAGCATCTATGGCCAACTCACCTCACAGTTTGGCAAACCTTTTTCTCAATCAAGTTATGTTCCCGGAGATTTTACAAAAGACACTTTTGGTGGGTTTGTAGACAGTTCGCGTGCCTATATCAAAATGTTTGAAATATGGCAACCCATCCATAAAATGATGCAAAGTAATACCATGGGAGTTGATTCGCTCCACAAAATGGTAGACATGAGCAAGTACCAATCAGTGTTTGATTCGGTGTTTCATTTTATGAATCCAACCAAAGCCAACATGATTGTAGAGCAAGGGCAAAAAATTGCTGAAATGATCAAAGGTATGACTCAAGGATTATTCAATGATCCGATGCAGCAAATTGCCAAGATGATGCCTAATGGGTTGATGGATAAGAATTTCAATGTGTTGGCTGATTTGAACTATCAGTTTACTGACCAATTCTATAAATTTAGTAATCCTTATTTTACGATGATTCCTCCAAGTCGTGAAAAAGAGATTTTAGCCATCATGATGCGTATACACGAAAAGCACGTTAAATACTACATCAAGTCGGTAGAGATGCAAAATCTGGTATATGTAACCGGACAAAAGTCTATTGAGAAGGTAGTAAAAGACCTGGCAAATCGTATGTCAGAAAGTACTGACCCCGTAACTTATGATGAGTTTTACAGTCAATGGGTAAACACCCTTGAAGACGACATGGTTGAGCTGTTTGCGGGCAATGCTTTCTCTAAAATTCAAGGAGATTTGTTGCAAATAGGCTTACAGATCAAAACCGACCTCGACAAGCAAATGGAACACTACCTGGCGCCATTGCCTGTAGTGCCTCGTTCAGAAGTAGACGAAATGAATGCGACTATCAAAGAGTTGAAAGACAGGGTACAAAGCTTGGAAAAAGCATTGGAAACCAAAGCCAAAGCGCCGAAAGAAGCTGTTAAGAAAAAACCTGCAACACAAAAAGCTACTGCAGCCACCAAAAAAACTACGACTGCGGCAAAAACCACTAAATAAGTGCGCTTAAGTAAACCTACAAAAATAATCTGAGCCATAAAACGGTATCTTTGCCGAGTGGACTTCCTCAAAAAACAGTTCCATAGCTTGGGCTATGCAAAGGTTTTTTGACTCGCCCACTCAACAAATATTTTGTTTTATTGGCACATCTTATTTTTTCCGCTTTACTAGCCACCACAAAATACCAAAGGGGAATTAATCAATGATTCCCCTTTTTTTTAATACTTTGAGTAAGTGTGCATAATTTATTCGTAATATTACTTGTATTAGTCATAAACAATATTTAAACTATCAATACAACAATGGAAAATCAAGTTGGTGACCTATTCCAAAAAATTAATGATACTACCAGCAAACTAGTGAAAGGTTATGAAGTTTTTAATTCGCTGGATGAGGTACAAATCGGAACAGCTGCTAAAGAGTTGGTATGGTCTAAAGACAAAATAAAGCTTTACCATTATACCAGAGAAGACAAACCCACCTGTAAAACCCCTCTTGTAATTTCTTATGCATTGATTAACCGCTATTATATGATGGATCTCCAGCCAGACCGAAGCCTTATTCGCAAGCTGGGTTCATTGGGCATCGATATTTATGTAATTGATACTGGTTATCCTACCCGCAATGACCGCTATATCACGATGAATGACTACATTAATGTGTACATTGATGGAGCGGTAGATTTTATCTGCGAAAGCCACAACATAGACAAGGTTAACTTATTGGGTGTATGCCAGGGAGGAACCTTCTCTACTATTTATAGTGCGTTGCACCCCGAAAAGGTCAAAAATTTGATTACCATGGTTACTCCTATTGACTTTTCTACTGATGACGGTTTATTGTTTAAGTGGTCGCGTAATATGGACGTAGACGCCATTGTAGAGGGTTTTGGTGGTTTGGTGCCGGGCACTTTCCTTGATATGGGCTTTCAGCAACTTAAGCCTATGCTCAAAGTGCGCAAACAAAAGAACTTGATGGATATGCTAGACGATGAGCAAAAAATCATGAACTTTATGCGTATGGAAAAGTGGATCAATGACCAGCCCGACCAGGTAGGCGAAACTTACCGCCAGTTTATCAAAGATTTATATCAACAAAACAAATTGGTAAAAGGCGAGTTGGTTGTAGGAGGGGATAAGATAGACCTTAAAAAGGTTACTTCACCATTGCTCAATATTTATGCTGCGGCTGACCACTTGGTACCTCCAAGTTCTACCATTCCGTTGAACGACTTGGTAGGATCAAAAGACAAAAAGTTGTATGAATTTCCGGGTGGACATATTGGAGTATTTACCGGACGTCGTTCGCAAAAGGAACTTAGCCCAACCATTGCCGAGTGGTTGAAAGACAGAGATTAAATAGATACGGTGTTTATTACTGAATATATTGAGAGCCTCACAAAGTAAATGATTATTTTGTGGGGCTTTTTTGTATAAATAGTTGATTACCCTTTCATGAAATTACTGGAGATTATATTATTGATTATTGCCTACAGCGTACTTATCCTTACTCTATTTATGCAGTTGGTTTGTTATAAAAGAAACCTTGAATTTGTTGAAACGATTTGTTTTACTGTAGCCTTACTGTTATTGATTGTGAGTTTTACCATAAGTGCTTTTTTACCGCCTACATCTGCTACAAATGCCTTTACTTTAGTATGCATGACACTCATAGGACTTACCACACCGTTGAGTGTATGGGTAGAACGGAAAAATCAAGTTTCTCAAGCCTACAAAAAAATACTTTTAATAGTATCAGGCAGCTTAATATTACTTGTATTGGTGGGTAGTTTCGTTAATTTACTGGGAATTATTCAGTATGTAATAGTAATATTTATGGGTGGATCAGTGGCTGGTTCTATGCTATTCATCAAAAAGACTTCCTCAAAATTCAAAACGAAGCATCAAGAAAAAATAGAACAGTATTTTGCCAGTATTCTGTTGGTTGTGGTGCCGGTTTTGTTACTCACCGACTACATCACTTCTCTTCACCGTATCGAGGCAAAAATAGGGTTTACTCTGCCAGTAATTTTTATTATAATGGCAAGCAATAAGCTTTGGGATGATATACAGCGTCTGGCTTTGTTCAACACAGCAGCAGTAAGCAAAGAACATAGTTTGTCAAACTATGCTCTTACAAAGCGCGAGCAAGAGGTAGCCTTATTATTGATCAAAGGACACACCTACAAGCAAGTAGCAGAACAGTTATTTATCTCGTTGCCAACTGTAAAAACCCATGCATCTAATATTTATAAGAAATGTGGAGTTAAAAGTAAAATAGAATTACTTTCGTTAATAATATGCTGATTATTAGTAGCTTATGTATTGTTGATACTTCTCATACTTTTGTATGATTTAACCGTTCACTTATTTTTCCATACCAATGCCTGATTGTGCTTAGGGTTTTTCTTGCTGATTATTGTTGCATTATCAAAAAAATGTAACAAAGACAATGAAACAATTATTTTTAATGACTTTACTAATGCTTTGTTCACTGAAAGCATTGACTCAACAAGACACGCTTATTCCTAAAAAAAATCAAAGGCTTGATTTTGCAAAGACCTACTTTGAGTTGGGAGGTGGCTTTTCTCCTGCCTTTAAAGGTACACGTATAGTAAACAATCAAAAAACTTCAGTGACTCATTCATCATCATTCAACCCTTACCTTAGTTGGGGTGGTTTTCACTTCTGGGGACATGCAGAGTTTTATGTTAATTTTCCGTTAAGTCAACTAGATTTTTCGTCTAACGATCAAGTCAAAGCAGCGCTTACTCATTGGGTGACTACTGGAGCGAGGTTTTTGCCGTGGAAGTATCAACCAGGTAAAATAAGACCCTATGTAGGCATAAGCTGGTCGGGGTTAGACCTGAAACAAAGTGTTGAAGGTGAAGATAACCCTACTTTATCTAAGAGTTTTATGTTGGTACCTGAAGCTGGTGTATTGTATGGATACAAAAATTTTTCGTTAAGGTTGGGCCTGCATTATTTTTACGACAACAAGTGGGTTTACCCAATAAGTAAAACTAGCTTTGAAAAAATTACAACCCCTAAATTTAGAATACAAGCAGGTTTGGCGTATGCTTTTGAAGCTAGTAGGCATAAATCGGAGGAGGTGAATAAAAAATGGAATAGCTACAAAACTGTATCTAAGCTAGGAGAAGGAGCGCAATATGCCGGAGATTTTTTTGTAGGCATAGGCCCCTCTAGTTCCTTTTCCTTGACCAAGACTACCTACAATCAAGAAATGCTTCCTTATCTCAAAGACCAGATAGCATCTGAGGGATATTTTGATATAGCCTTGGGGTATCAGTTCAATAAGGCAGGAGTGTTTTGTGCTTTGTCTTTCCGAAATCCAACATTTACCAACAATGGTTATGGGACTACTCAAACTATTAAAAAAACATCTTTGGCTTTTGAGGTAAATAAATTTCTGACCGATTATTCTGGTTTTGTGCCTTATATAGGGCTCAATGTAGCGTATGATCAACTGGGCTATACCGAAGAAACTGCCCAAAATAGCAAAGAGCTTACGTTTAGTAAAATAGAACCAGGGGTCACCATAGGCTGGGATATCTTGCCTGGCAAAACAGATGAATGCTTGATTTTAAGAACTAATTTACGTTGGTATCCATTGTCTTCCTTTGAGGTAGAAGGTAAGAAGTTTGATTTTAGTCAACTAGAGTATAACCTCATCCAACTAGTGTTTTATCCTGGGAGGTATTTAAGGGGGAAGCGAACCAAGACTAAGTGATAGTCGTCTTATTTTAAAAACACCTTCCTGCTAGTCTATACAAGAAGGTGTTTTTATCTGAGTACTACTTTTTACCAAAACCATCTAAGTACATCTGTACTCTTTTTCTTGCCTCTGCTGGCTTCATACTGTTGCTTTTAGCCAATTCTTTCAAGTTTTTTCCAGTACGATTGGCAAACCAGTGAATGTGTGCTTTGTAAAGCTCTTTTTCCAGCGCTTCGGTAAAACTCTTTTTTTCTTCGGGCTTCTCAGGGTTTATCCATACTGCAATGCCTTTTTCTTTTTTCTTTGGGGTTGCCTTTTTTTCTTTCTTACTCTCTTCGTAGCGGCTGTCCAAGTAACTTTTCACCTCTTTGTAGTCAAGTTGTGCCAGGTGTTTGGGTAAACTTTTGAGCGCATCGTTGGTGGTAATGATCAGAGTAATACCTGCAATCTTAAAATTACGTTTGCTCGATTTTTTATTGATCGTCCAATGCCCATCCAATCTGAGTTTTTGGATATCTGTTCCCTGCAAAGGAATAGAGTCTTTGCTTGAATTAAGGTAATATAACTTACTTGCCAGTTTTTGAGCGTCTTGTTTTACCAATGGTTTATTGGCACGAATAGAAGTAGCTTTGTAGGGGGTAAGTTTACCATTTTTGATCCCCTCCAGCAGTTCTGCCGCTAGTGCGCCTTTTTTTTGATAAAGGGCTTTATTTTCCGGGGCTTTTAGGGGGAGCTTGTAGCTGATAGTAGTACGGTAGTTTTCAAGGTCGACCCTCACAAAACCAGGAAACCATATCTCTGTTTGAACCGCACGATAATCTTTTCCTCTGAGCCTTGCCAGCATAGGCAGAGGCAAGCCAATGGAACGAGGGATAATAGAGGCAAATTTACGTTTTTTTAGCGCCTTGGTGACTGGCCATTGTACGGTAGGATCTTCGGGCGATTGCCAAAAAGCCTTGAGTGCTTCATATTGATGCAATGGGAGCGAGTTGTTGTAGGCATCATCGAGGTGTTTTTTTGCTTCATCGTATTTAAAAAGCAAACCCAATATTTTGCCTTTGGCTTTGATAATGATAGACATTGCTTTAATGTCAAATTGATTTTTGTCGGGGTAATAGTCCTCGTGTAACTCCAGCGTGTTAAAGTCGCTACCCTTGATTTTGGCTTTGTCAAAGTTCTTACTAAAGCTTTGTACATTGGCAAACGAAATTACCTGAGTAACATCACCAAACTTGCCTGTATACATATAGGCAGCCAACTTCTTTTCTTTTAATCCTTCTAGCAATACAGTTCTAAAATCTTGGCAACAAGGGGTGTAAGCCGTATTGGGATATTTGCCGAGTTTGATTACTCGCCAGAGTTTTTTCTGGGCAATTCCCTGGAATACACAACCAACCAAAAATAAAGCGGTGAACAACAGTTGTTTTCTCATATTATATCATAAGTTTTTGTTCGTGTAGAGTTTTGTCGGGTGACTAAAATACTAAATCCTTATTAATAGTAAAGGCTTATTTCAATAAAACTCTCGATAGGGTAGGGGAGGTATATTTTTGTAGTTGATATGGCAACTTTTTGCCTACTATTAGAGTATAATATCCAGTTTGTAAAACTAAATTTTTAAAAATAAAATGGCAAAGAAAAAGAAAAAAGCGCAGGCAAGCCCTGCCACCGCCGACCCAAACTTGCAAAGTATTGCACATCAGTCGCGCACCACATTGTTTACCCGAAAGGTAGTATCTAAAAAAGTATATAAGCGTAAGCCCAAGCACAAAAATAGCCGTGATTGGGCTTCTTTTTTGCCCACATATTTAGCTTTTTGGCGTGTTGCCTAACCCCACCTTTTACAATTTTTCGGGGGCATGATTGCCCGATACGAGCTTCCACCGTTCTTTATACACCGACTGATAAATAATTGTCAGACTCAATTTTTCTTTTTTTAGTTTCTCCAGCAAAACCAATATTTGATCAGCACTGGTTTGTGAATGATCAATTTCCAGTATATTGACGTGCACCCCAGCAGGTATCAGGTTGCCTATGGTGATGTTTGAATGCTTCATTTTCTTGATTTGCCTGGATTCGGGCACATGTTTGTTCAAAAAACGAGGCAAATCCAGGTCATACCGTTTCCCCTTGTGCGTGATATACACTGCCTCTATAAAAGCAGATCCCATTGTTCCTAAGTGTATACTTGTAGTTTGCCCCACCTGTTCCATAGTTTTGAAACGACAAATAAGGCAAGACCGAAAGCCTTTGTTGTTGCCTGATAATGGCTGTTTGGTACCAAGATACTGCCAGTGTCATAACACTGATCATAATGGCCGAAATGCTGACTATTTTATCTGCGTTCCAAAGTCGTTTTTTTGTCATTTGGTAGGGGTAGTTAGTTTTCTCATCAGATGAAACTCTACTTTCTTTATTACTGCATTTGGGCAATTTTTTGGCCGACAGACCCTCGTTCGCTTAGCCTTACCATACCCAAAAAAATATTGGGTAACAGCCCTGGGTTAGACACCAGGTGGGCTTTAGCGGCAATGTTTTTATCACGTACTTTGATAGCATCTCTCCACTCACTATCAGGCAATAACACGAGGCTTTGGGCAAATTTCCAGGCACCATCGCGAGCAAGTTGCATGCTAAAATCGGTCACCAGTTGATCAGTTTTACCTGTTATTTTAAGCAACCACCTGAATGTAGGCCAAATGGTAGCCAAATCGTTTTGTACTTCGTGTACCAGCGACGAAAGCACTTGATTAATTTTACTAAAATCGTCTTTTAAATCCGATATATGATGCCCTTTAGATACCTCGGCAGCTGCGATGCCCAAGTCAAGGTTAATGTGGGCGTTCATGCCCATAAGTAAGTGTTGCAACACTATAGGCCAGTAGCGCGATGCCAGAGCAAAAGCCTTTTGCCACGATTGGGTAACCGCTTTGCCCTGTTGGTAGTCGTAGTAAGCAGTCAGGTAACGGTTGGCAAAGATCACGTCCAGCTTTTCCATTCTTGTCCCATCTTCAAAAAAGTTTTGGGCAATGCCTTCCTTTACTTTGATGGTCACTTTTTGGTACAAAGCTGCAAAGTATCCCAAAGGGCTTTTGGTTTGTTTAGATACATTGATAATGTCGTCTAATTGGGTAATCACTTCGTCTATAGTGCTTGCTTTCATAAAAAATGCTGGGTGACGGATTGTGTTTTCACTTCTACTATATCAACTTCCAGTTTTTTGTTCTGAAAGATATAAATTTTGCGATCTATTGTCCATTATTATGTA is a window encoding:
- a CDS encoding 2-C-methyl-D-erythritol 4-phosphate cytidylyltransferase produces the protein MAKYALIVAGGSGTRMNNDTPKQFLEILGKPILMHTISRFHLFSPLIKIVLVLPKDEIDYWKHLESQHKFDHDYKIVAGGKTRFQSVKKGLTAIEADADDVAPGMQSTVAIHDGVRPLVAVKTIALSHVEASNNGCAIASVALKDSIREVKPDGGTKAINRDNFRLMQTPQTFRVNAIKAAYEIEETPDLTDDASVFEKAGHAVHLINGSYQNIKITTPEDLAIAKAILDESHK
- a CDS encoding cytochrome-c peroxidase, yielding MMRRIGYYTYIVFKVPVDTSFLQENAQAFMIKIRFKHIGLLLLVLCQMSCRKAEDTTPDNPPFSLNTPDHFGNSFVIPNDNPTTQAGVDLGRHLFFDKRLSSTNQVSCASCHQPAKAFTDGKAVSTGVNGRTTSRSAMSLVNLLWVDRLFWDGRSNTLEEQALLPIQDEREMGLTLEELTAKLQALPEYVTRFKQAFGTETISADLVAKALAQFQRTLISAGSRYDKIARGEVQPTTREQRAIDLFFTHPEPAAPIPLRGGNCGDCHGGNLTTLNTFHNNGLEVVPKDLGLAMVTGQASDQGKMRAPSLRNIALTAPYMHDGRFKTLEEVLDHYNEHIQAAQNLDPLITAASNEVQGKTLALTTQEKADIVFFLKMLTDSAFIQNPAFQNPFEQ
- a CDS encoding MaoC family dehydratase, which translates into the protein MIEQNEEYRHSFSFTQDDVIKFSEVTGDKNPIHLDADYAANTPFSQPIMHGFLAGSIFSKVFGTLFPGEGTIYMKQTMEFRRPMFVNKEYEAVFKVTDINREKHRAVISTSIVNKEDGKEAVNGEAMLMNKGRI
- a CDS encoding poly(R)-hydroxyalkanoic acid synthase subunit PhaE, which codes for MDSTKNFFDAWVNTQTQLVDSIVDTSKKIQESFNKKEGGSQQASDVYSNWFNQQKGAMDTMLAEIKNKVGDVTPEFLQEWVSTQQKFTENWMTVVKEATENFSTENAGDKHLGNIKKVYEQWNSIYGQLTSQFGKPFSQSSYVPGDFTKDTFGGFVDSSRAYIKMFEIWQPIHKMMQSNTMGVDSLHKMVDMSKYQSVFDSVFHFMNPTKANMIVEQGQKIAEMIKGMTQGLFNDPMQQIAKMMPNGLMDKNFNVLADLNYQFTDQFYKFSNPYFTMIPPSREKEILAIMMRIHEKHVKYYIKSVEMQNLVYVTGQKSIEKVVKDLANRMSESTDPVTYDEFYSQWVNTLEDDMVELFAGNAFSKIQGDLLQIGLQIKTDLDKQMEHYLAPLPVVPRSEVDEMNATIKELKDRVQSLEKALETKAKAPKEAVKKKPATQKATAATKKTTTAAKTTK
- the phaC gene encoding class III poly(R)-hydroxyalkanoic acid synthase subunit PhaC: MENQVGDLFQKINDTTSKLVKGYEVFNSLDEVQIGTAAKELVWSKDKIKLYHYTREDKPTCKTPLVISYALINRYYMMDLQPDRSLIRKLGSLGIDIYVIDTGYPTRNDRYITMNDYINVYIDGAVDFICESHNIDKVNLLGVCQGGTFSTIYSALHPEKVKNLITMVTPIDFSTDDGLLFKWSRNMDVDAIVEGFGGLVPGTFLDMGFQQLKPMLKVRKQKNLMDMLDDEQKIMNFMRMEKWINDQPDQVGETYRQFIKDLYQQNKLVKGELVVGGDKIDLKKVTSPLLNIYAAADHLVPPSSTIPLNDLVGSKDKKLYEFPGGHIGVFTGRRSQKELSPTIAEWLKDRD
- a CDS encoding helix-turn-helix transcriptional regulator, encoding MIIAYSVLILTLFMQLVCYKRNLEFVETICFTVALLLLIVSFTISAFLPPTSATNAFTLVCMTLIGLTTPLSVWVERKNQVSQAYKKILLIVSGSLILLVLVGSFVNLLGIIQYVIVIFMGGSVAGSMLFIKKTSSKFKTKHQEKIEQYFASILLVVVPVLLLTDYITSLHRIEAKIGFTLPVIFIIMASNKLWDDIQRLALFNTAAVSKEHSLSNYALTKREQEVALLLIKGHTYKQVAEQLFISLPTVKTHASNIYKKCGVKSKIELLSLIIC
- a CDS encoding DUF5995 family protein, yielding MKASTIDEVITQLDDIINVSKQTKSPLGYFAALYQKVTIKVKEGIAQNFFEDGTRMEKLDVIFANRYLTAYYDYQQGKAVTQSWQKAFALASRYWPIVLQHLLMGMNAHINLDLGIAAAEVSKGHHISDLKDDFSKINQVLSSLVHEVQNDLATIWPTFRWLLKITGKTDQLVTDFSMQLARDGAWKFAQSLVLLPDSEWRDAIKVRDKNIAAKAHLVSNPGLLPNIFLGMVRLSERGSVGQKIAQMQ